A stretch of the Pogona vitticeps strain Pit_001003342236 chromosome 8, PviZW2.1, whole genome shotgun sequence genome encodes the following:
- the PHLDB1 gene encoding pleckstrin homology-like domain family B member 1 isoform X2, producing METCNRRGANPARPTPSPAKSGLLDLTETGKALKVQAEKPHLVSLGSGRLSTAITLLPLEEGKTVLGSASGDVLLQGPGVAARHCFIENIQGTLTLHPCGNPCAIDGLAITRPTRLSQGCMICIGQSTFLRFNHPAEAKWMKSMIPAGGRSPSAQYGLAAEPPSLLNGNREEPRPSQQNHRILVSSIERDLQDIMDSLVLEEDGRPPKPPPGTAQSPDLSVVNGGRKGSNRHLLSPPQSPGAMSVGSSYENTSPPFSPLSSPASSSSGTSPSPGSHEQGPPLPPVVPVRSSSFNHTMLASPGTPGLDLLSGPGSSSPARGPGSPRTAPRAMPEGLRSPTLARRARPSGESPRPAQQSSLRPLGSSEASRARLPNSPPFGPKSQLPSASRTKAAPTLQERPPSPFFEGRERPPSSARHGPPGKAHQATESTHSGHWARPLPAPESPRLSRRSLESMRDLPPISPALSRRAASPATLSSPSLPARASESAAGAWRREALEASLPPAPPATSFALRGRSPSPTLLLGGEHPQPKAGSFGTGLSPAASLGSLAVPSASPRQSPLGRRKFSGETPLPGPPRERKHSISELSSQEGDLLEYHRWQRQERLREQEMERLERQRLETILNLCAEYTRSDSDAGRDHCPFPSGAETPTQPGRRPSKGSASLGEAKERLVRSRGLHEREGPEEDHLKEEESSSTESAGHEHDEPPGTRGAPEAALLEEERARTLATIDQLKSRAKELEQQLQETAREAEMERALLQGEREAELTQLQQEQEVAQRLQERLSSLDAAIHRDRDKERAKVDAERKQLERLRALYSELRTQLDNCPESMREQLQEQTQREAEALEAESKLFEDLEFQQLEKESRAEEEQERLSQQLLHSQAESLRSLARRKERVAALESQANQIRLQAAQEAERLSQEKSATLQLLQKEKEALLALERQYRTLTGGSGFPKTPAGALREEALACSALEEGAALVGSCGAAPSSTHPCPVTSEESLELPGSFCLGSHGPGAHASPVNPPPPPPLTYEYVTTDQLAVMLGSVRAAVGLVPLPSPPAADPPASALPALLFSSSCTQVYRCKGGSIPGTLAQTKGVTSSSSSQLSIATLRRSPSPKNTLPPQNGTSSLPRNLASTLRDIEGKRQLALQQKGRQVIEEQRRRLADLKQKAAAEAQSQWEALRGGAVPLFPPSSSPLMHHSILHHHHPPRGPGLRAEEPDHAYDTLSLESSDSLETDLSTSGNSACSPDNVSSASGAEAGKIEEMEKMLKEAHAEKSRLMESREQEMELRRQALEDERRRREELERQLQDETARRQKLIEKEVKMREKQFAQARPLTRYLPIRKEDFDLRSHIESSGHSVDTCSHVILSEKMCKGYLVKMGGKIKSWKKRWFVFDRLRRTLSYYVDKHETKLKGLIYFQAIEEVYYDHLRSAAKKRSFFSFSLASSPNPALTFCVKTHDRLYYMVAPSAEAMRIWMDVIVTGAEGYTQFLS from the exons GGTGCATGATCTGCATTGGCCAGTCGACGTTCCTTCGATTCAATCATCCGGCTGAGGCCAAGTGGATGAAGAGCATGATTCCTGCCGGGGGTCGAAGTCCTTCAGCCCAATATGGGCTTGCAgcag AGCCCCCCAGCCTGCTGAATGGCAATCGGGAGGAGCCCCGGCCTTCCCAGCAGAACCACCGCATCTTGGTCAGCTCCATCGAGCGGGACTTGCAAGACATCATGGACTCCCTGGTCCTGGAGGAGGACGGCCGGCCCCCTAAGCCGCCCCCTGGCACGGCTCAGTCACCAGACCTCTCTGTGGTGAACGGCGGCAGGAAGGGCAGCAACCGTCACCTGCTCTCCCCACCCCAGAGTCCTGGTGCCATGTCTGTGGGATCCAGCTACGAGAACACCTCCCCGCCGTTCTCGCCCCTCTCCTCGCcggccagcagcagcagtggcacgaGCCCCTCACCAGGTAGCCACGAGCAGGGCCCTCCCCTCCCACCGGTGGTCCCCGTTCGCTCCTCCAGTTTCAACCATACGATGCTGGCCTCGCCTGGCACGCCTGGCCTGGATCTCTTGAGTGGCCCCGGCAGTTCAAGCCCAGCCCGAGGACCTGGGAGCCCCCGGACAGCACCAAGAGCCATGCCTGAAGGCCTTCGAAGCCCGACTCTGGCTCGCAGGGCTCGGCCTTCCGGGGAAAGCCCCCGCCCGGCCCAGCAGAGCTCCCTGCGGCCCCTTGGGTCGAGTGAGGCGTCTCGGGCCCGGCTGCCCAACAGTCCGCCGTTCGGCCCCAAGTCCCAGCTGCCCTCTGCCTCACGGACCAAGGCGGCCCCCACCCTGCAAGAAAGGCCCCCCAGCCCCTTCTTCGAGGGCCGGGAGAGGCCGCCCAGCTCAGCCCGCCACGGCCCGCCGGGGAAGGCCCACCAGGCCACAGAGAGCACGCACAGCGGCCATTGGGCTCGGCCTTTGCCGGCCCCCGAGAGCCCCCGGCTCAGCCGGAGATCGCTGGAGAGCATGCGGGACCTTCCCCCCATCAGCCCAGCCCTGTCCCGCCGGGCGGCCTCCCCGGCCACCCTCAGCAGCCCCTCCTTGCCAGCCAGAGCCAGTGAGAGCGCTGCTGGGGCCTGGCGACGAGAGGCCCTCGAGGCGTCTCTCCCCCCGGCTCCCCCGGCCACCTCTTTCGCCCTGCGGGGACGCAGCCCTTCGCCCACTCTGCTCCTCGGCGGAGAGCACCCCCAGCCAAAGGCGGGCAGCTTTGGGACTGGCTTGAGCCCGGCGGCCAGCCTGGGCTCCTTGGCCGTGCCCTCGGCCTCGCCCCGCCAGAGCCCGCTCGGGCGCCGCAAGTTCTCCGGAGAGACCCCGCTGCCGGGACCCCCGCGGGAGCGCAAGCACAGCATCTCGGAGCTAAGCAGCCAGGAAGGAGACCTGCTCGAATACCATCGCTGGCAGCGCCAGGAGCGCCTCCGGGAGCAAGAGATGGAGCGGCTG GAGCGCCAGCGGCTGGAGACCATCCTCAACCTGTGTGCTGAGTACACGCGTAGCGATAGTGATGCCGGCCGGGACCACTGCCCCTTCCCGAGTGGGGCCGAGACCCCCACCCAGCCTGGGAGGAGGCCATCCAAGGGGTCGGCCAGTCTTGGGGAGGCCAAGGAGCGACTTGTGAGGTCCCGGGGGCTGCACGAAAGAGAGGGGCCGGAGGAGGACCacctgaaagaggaagagagcagCAGCACCGAGAGTGCGGGCCACGAG CACGATGAGCCGCCCGGGACGAGAGGTGCTCCGGAGGCAGCCTTGCTGGAGGAGGAGCGTGCCCGCACCCTGGCCACCATTGACCAGCTCAAGAGCCGTGCCAAGGAGCTGGAACAGCAGCTGCAGGAGACAGCCCGGGAG GCGGAGATGGAGCGGGCCCTCCTGCAGGGGGAGCGAGAGGCTGAGCTGACCCAGCTGCAGCAAGAGCAGGAAGTGGCTCAGCGCCTGCAGGAACGGCTCTCCAGCCTGGACGCCGCCATCCATCGGGACCGAGACAAG GAGAGAGCAAAGGTTGATGCGGAAAGGAAGCAGCTCGAGAGACTGCGGGCGCTCTACTCTGAGCTCAGGACCCAGCTTGACAACTGCCCTGAGTCCATGAGGGAGCAGCTGCAGGAGCAAACGCAAAGG GAAGCCGAGGCCCTGGAGGCCGAGAGCAAGCTCTTCGAGGACCTGGAGTTTCAGCAGCTGGAGAAGGAGAGCCGGgcggaggaggagcaggagaggcTCAGCCAGCAGCTGCTCCACAGCCAAGCCGAGAGCCTCCGCAGCCTGGCCCGGCGGAAG gAGCGCGTGGCGGCACTGGAAAGCCAGGCCAACCAGATCCGACTGCAGGCGGCTCAGGAGGCCGAGCGACTCAGTCAGGAGAAGAGCGCCACAttgcagctgctgcagaag GAGAAAGAGGCACTCCTGGCCTTGGAGAGGCAGTATCGCACGCTGACGGGGGGCTCCGGCTTCCCCAAGACCCCAGCAGGGGCCCTTCGAGAG GAGGCGCTGGCCTGCTCTGCGTTGGAGGAGGGGGCTGCCCTGGTGGGTTCCTGCGGCGCGGCCCCTTCCTCCACCCATCCCTGCCCAGTGACGTCAGAG GAGTCCCTGGAGCTGCCTGGCTCTTTCTGCTTGGGTAGCCACGGGCCAGGGGCTCATGCTTCTCCTGTCAACCCCCCACCTCCGCCCCCCCTCACCTACGAG TATGTGACAACTGACCAGCTGGCAGTGATGCTGGGCAGCGTCCGAGCCGCCGTGGGGCTCGTCCCCTTGCCCAGCCCCCCTGCTGCAGACCCTCCTGCTTCTGCTCTCCCAGCGCTCCTCTTCTCTTCCAGCTGCACCCag GTGTATCGTTGCAAGGGGGGCAGCATCCCTGGGACGCTGGCACAGACCAAGGgggtcacctcctcctcctcctcccagctcAGCATCGCCACCCTCAGGCGCAGCCCCTCCCCCAAG aacaccctgcccccccagaacGGCACCAGCAGCCTTCCGCGGAACCTGGCCAGCACCCTGCGCGACATTGAGGGCAAGCGCCAGCTAGCCCTCCAGCAAAAGG GGCGCCAGGTGATTGAGGAGCAGCGCCGGCGGCTGGCCGACCTGAAGCAGAAGGCGGCGGCTGAGGCCCAGTCCCAGTGGGAGGCCCTGCGCGGGGGGGCAGtgcccctcttccccccctcctcctccccactcATGCACCACTCCatcctccatcatcatcacccACCCCGGGGCCCAGGCCTGCGTGCCGAGGAGCCCGATCACGCCTACGACACCCTCAGCCTGGAGAGCTCCGACAGCCTTGAGACCGACCTCTCCACCAGTGGAAACTCTGCCTGCTCCCCGGACAACGTGTCCAG CGCCAGTGGGGCCGAGGCCGGGAAGATTGAGGAGATGGAGAAGATGCTGAAGGAGGCCCACGCTGAAAAATCACGCCTGATGGAATCACGG GAGCAAGAGATGGAGCTACGGCGCCAAGCCCTGGAGGATGAGCGGAGGCGGAGGGAGGAGCTGGAGAGGCAGCTGCAGGACGAGACAGCCCGGAGGCAGAAGCTCATCGAGAAGGAGGTCAAGATGCGGGAGAAGCAGTTTGCCCAG GCACGCCCCCTGACCCGCTACTTGCCAATCCGCAAGGAGGACTTTGACCTCCGCTCACACATCGAGTCCTCTGGCCACAGCGTGGACACCTGCAGCCACGTCATCCTTTCAGAGAAAATGTGCAAAGGCTACCTGGTCAAGATGGGGGGCAAGATTAAGTCCTGGAAGAAGCGCTGGTTCGTCTTTGACCGCCTGCGCCGGACCCTCTCCTACTACGTGG acAAACATGAAACCAAGCTCAAGGGCCTCATCTACTTCCAGGCCATTGAAGAGGTTTATTACGACCACCTCAGAAGTGCAGCCAAG AAGAGATCGTTCTTCTCTTTCAGCCTGGCCAGC AGTCCCAACCCAGCCCTCACCTTCTGCGTGAAGACCCATGACCGCCTCTACTACATGGTGGCCCCCTCAGCAGAAGCCATGCGCATCTGGATGGACGTCATTGTCACAGGGGCCGAGGGATACACACAGTTCCTCAGCTGA
- the PHLDB1 gene encoding pleckstrin homology-like domain family B member 1 isoform X1 produces the protein METCNRRGANPARPTPSPAKSGLLDLTETGKALKVQAEKPHLVSLGSGRLSTAITLLPLEEGKTVLGSASGDVLLQGPGVAARHCFIENIQGTLTLHPCGNPCAIDGLAITRPTRLSQGCMICIGQSTFLRFNHPAEAKWMKSMIPAGGRSPSAQYGLAAEPPSLLNGNREEPRPSQQNHRILVSSIERDLQDIMDSLVLEEDGRPPKPPPGTAQSPDLSVVNGGRKGSNRHLLSPPQSPGAMSVGSSYENTSPPFSPLSSPASSSSGTSPSPGSHEQGPPLPPVVPVRSSSFNHTMLASPGTPGLDLLSGPGSSSPARGPGSPRTAPRAMPEGLRSPTLARRARPSGESPRPAQQSSLRPLGSSEASRARLPNSPPFGPKSQLPSASRTKAAPTLQERPPSPFFEGRERPPSSARHGPPGKAHQATESTHSGHWARPLPAPESPRLSRRSLESMRDLPPISPALSRRAASPATLSSPSLPARASESAAGAWRREALEASLPPAPPATSFALRGRSPSPTLLLGGEHPQPKAGSFGTGLSPAASLGSLAVPSASPRQSPLGRRKFSGETPLPGPPRERKHSISELSSQEGDLLEYHRWQRQERLREQEMERLERQRLETILNLCAEYTRSDSDAGRDHCPFPSGAETPTQPGRRPSKGSASLGEAKERLVRSRGLHEREGPEEDHLKEEESSSTESAGHEHDEPPGTRGAPEAALLEEERARTLATIDQLKSRAKELEQQLQETAREAEMERALLQGEREAELTQLQQEQEVAQRLQERLSSLDAAIHRDRDKERAKVDAERKQLERLRALYSELRTQLDNCPESMREQLQEQTQREAEALEAESKLFEDLEFQQLEKESRAEEEQERLSQQLLHSQAESLRSLARRKERVAALESQANQIRLQAAQEAERLSQEKSATLQLLQKEKEALLALERQYRTLTGGSGFPKTPAGALREEALACSALEEGAALVGSCGAAPSSTHPCPVTSEESLELPGSFCLGSHGPGAHASPVNPPPPPPLTYEYVTTDQLAVMLGSVRAAVGLVPLPSPPAADPPASALPALLFSSSCTQVYRCKGGSIPGTLAQTKGVTSSSSSQLSIATLRRSPSPKNTLPPQNGTSSLPRNLASTLRDIEGKRQLALQQKGRQVIEEQRRRLADLKQKAAAEAQSQWEALRGGAVPLFPPSSSPLMHHSILHHHHPPRGPGLRAEEPDHAYDTLSLESSDSLETDLSTSGNSACSPDNVSSASGAEAGKIEEMEKMLKEAHAEKSRLMESREQEMELRRQALEDERRRREELERQLQDETARRQKLIEKEVKMREKQFAQARPLTRYLPIRKEDFDLRSHIESSGHSVDTCSHVILSEKMCKGYLVKMGGKIKSWKKRWFVFDRLRRTLSYYVDKHETKLKGLIYFQAIEEVYYDHLRSAAKKRSFFSFSLASHLADFLPAPFSGESPNPALTFCVKTHDRLYYMVAPSAEAMRIWMDVIVTGAEGYTQFLS, from the exons GGTGCATGATCTGCATTGGCCAGTCGACGTTCCTTCGATTCAATCATCCGGCTGAGGCCAAGTGGATGAAGAGCATGATTCCTGCCGGGGGTCGAAGTCCTTCAGCCCAATATGGGCTTGCAgcag AGCCCCCCAGCCTGCTGAATGGCAATCGGGAGGAGCCCCGGCCTTCCCAGCAGAACCACCGCATCTTGGTCAGCTCCATCGAGCGGGACTTGCAAGACATCATGGACTCCCTGGTCCTGGAGGAGGACGGCCGGCCCCCTAAGCCGCCCCCTGGCACGGCTCAGTCACCAGACCTCTCTGTGGTGAACGGCGGCAGGAAGGGCAGCAACCGTCACCTGCTCTCCCCACCCCAGAGTCCTGGTGCCATGTCTGTGGGATCCAGCTACGAGAACACCTCCCCGCCGTTCTCGCCCCTCTCCTCGCcggccagcagcagcagtggcacgaGCCCCTCACCAGGTAGCCACGAGCAGGGCCCTCCCCTCCCACCGGTGGTCCCCGTTCGCTCCTCCAGTTTCAACCATACGATGCTGGCCTCGCCTGGCACGCCTGGCCTGGATCTCTTGAGTGGCCCCGGCAGTTCAAGCCCAGCCCGAGGACCTGGGAGCCCCCGGACAGCACCAAGAGCCATGCCTGAAGGCCTTCGAAGCCCGACTCTGGCTCGCAGGGCTCGGCCTTCCGGGGAAAGCCCCCGCCCGGCCCAGCAGAGCTCCCTGCGGCCCCTTGGGTCGAGTGAGGCGTCTCGGGCCCGGCTGCCCAACAGTCCGCCGTTCGGCCCCAAGTCCCAGCTGCCCTCTGCCTCACGGACCAAGGCGGCCCCCACCCTGCAAGAAAGGCCCCCCAGCCCCTTCTTCGAGGGCCGGGAGAGGCCGCCCAGCTCAGCCCGCCACGGCCCGCCGGGGAAGGCCCACCAGGCCACAGAGAGCACGCACAGCGGCCATTGGGCTCGGCCTTTGCCGGCCCCCGAGAGCCCCCGGCTCAGCCGGAGATCGCTGGAGAGCATGCGGGACCTTCCCCCCATCAGCCCAGCCCTGTCCCGCCGGGCGGCCTCCCCGGCCACCCTCAGCAGCCCCTCCTTGCCAGCCAGAGCCAGTGAGAGCGCTGCTGGGGCCTGGCGACGAGAGGCCCTCGAGGCGTCTCTCCCCCCGGCTCCCCCGGCCACCTCTTTCGCCCTGCGGGGACGCAGCCCTTCGCCCACTCTGCTCCTCGGCGGAGAGCACCCCCAGCCAAAGGCGGGCAGCTTTGGGACTGGCTTGAGCCCGGCGGCCAGCCTGGGCTCCTTGGCCGTGCCCTCGGCCTCGCCCCGCCAGAGCCCGCTCGGGCGCCGCAAGTTCTCCGGAGAGACCCCGCTGCCGGGACCCCCGCGGGAGCGCAAGCACAGCATCTCGGAGCTAAGCAGCCAGGAAGGAGACCTGCTCGAATACCATCGCTGGCAGCGCCAGGAGCGCCTCCGGGAGCAAGAGATGGAGCGGCTG GAGCGCCAGCGGCTGGAGACCATCCTCAACCTGTGTGCTGAGTACACGCGTAGCGATAGTGATGCCGGCCGGGACCACTGCCCCTTCCCGAGTGGGGCCGAGACCCCCACCCAGCCTGGGAGGAGGCCATCCAAGGGGTCGGCCAGTCTTGGGGAGGCCAAGGAGCGACTTGTGAGGTCCCGGGGGCTGCACGAAAGAGAGGGGCCGGAGGAGGACCacctgaaagaggaagagagcagCAGCACCGAGAGTGCGGGCCACGAG CACGATGAGCCGCCCGGGACGAGAGGTGCTCCGGAGGCAGCCTTGCTGGAGGAGGAGCGTGCCCGCACCCTGGCCACCATTGACCAGCTCAAGAGCCGTGCCAAGGAGCTGGAACAGCAGCTGCAGGAGACAGCCCGGGAG GCGGAGATGGAGCGGGCCCTCCTGCAGGGGGAGCGAGAGGCTGAGCTGACCCAGCTGCAGCAAGAGCAGGAAGTGGCTCAGCGCCTGCAGGAACGGCTCTCCAGCCTGGACGCCGCCATCCATCGGGACCGAGACAAG GAGAGAGCAAAGGTTGATGCGGAAAGGAAGCAGCTCGAGAGACTGCGGGCGCTCTACTCTGAGCTCAGGACCCAGCTTGACAACTGCCCTGAGTCCATGAGGGAGCAGCTGCAGGAGCAAACGCAAAGG GAAGCCGAGGCCCTGGAGGCCGAGAGCAAGCTCTTCGAGGACCTGGAGTTTCAGCAGCTGGAGAAGGAGAGCCGGgcggaggaggagcaggagaggcTCAGCCAGCAGCTGCTCCACAGCCAAGCCGAGAGCCTCCGCAGCCTGGCCCGGCGGAAG gAGCGCGTGGCGGCACTGGAAAGCCAGGCCAACCAGATCCGACTGCAGGCGGCTCAGGAGGCCGAGCGACTCAGTCAGGAGAAGAGCGCCACAttgcagctgctgcagaag GAGAAAGAGGCACTCCTGGCCTTGGAGAGGCAGTATCGCACGCTGACGGGGGGCTCCGGCTTCCCCAAGACCCCAGCAGGGGCCCTTCGAGAG GAGGCGCTGGCCTGCTCTGCGTTGGAGGAGGGGGCTGCCCTGGTGGGTTCCTGCGGCGCGGCCCCTTCCTCCACCCATCCCTGCCCAGTGACGTCAGAG GAGTCCCTGGAGCTGCCTGGCTCTTTCTGCTTGGGTAGCCACGGGCCAGGGGCTCATGCTTCTCCTGTCAACCCCCCACCTCCGCCCCCCCTCACCTACGAG TATGTGACAACTGACCAGCTGGCAGTGATGCTGGGCAGCGTCCGAGCCGCCGTGGGGCTCGTCCCCTTGCCCAGCCCCCCTGCTGCAGACCCTCCTGCTTCTGCTCTCCCAGCGCTCCTCTTCTCTTCCAGCTGCACCCag GTGTATCGTTGCAAGGGGGGCAGCATCCCTGGGACGCTGGCACAGACCAAGGgggtcacctcctcctcctcctcccagctcAGCATCGCCACCCTCAGGCGCAGCCCCTCCCCCAAG aacaccctgcccccccagaacGGCACCAGCAGCCTTCCGCGGAACCTGGCCAGCACCCTGCGCGACATTGAGGGCAAGCGCCAGCTAGCCCTCCAGCAAAAGG GGCGCCAGGTGATTGAGGAGCAGCGCCGGCGGCTGGCCGACCTGAAGCAGAAGGCGGCGGCTGAGGCCCAGTCCCAGTGGGAGGCCCTGCGCGGGGGGGCAGtgcccctcttccccccctcctcctccccactcATGCACCACTCCatcctccatcatcatcacccACCCCGGGGCCCAGGCCTGCGTGCCGAGGAGCCCGATCACGCCTACGACACCCTCAGCCTGGAGAGCTCCGACAGCCTTGAGACCGACCTCTCCACCAGTGGAAACTCTGCCTGCTCCCCGGACAACGTGTCCAG CGCCAGTGGGGCCGAGGCCGGGAAGATTGAGGAGATGGAGAAGATGCTGAAGGAGGCCCACGCTGAAAAATCACGCCTGATGGAATCACGG GAGCAAGAGATGGAGCTACGGCGCCAAGCCCTGGAGGATGAGCGGAGGCGGAGGGAGGAGCTGGAGAGGCAGCTGCAGGACGAGACAGCCCGGAGGCAGAAGCTCATCGAGAAGGAGGTCAAGATGCGGGAGAAGCAGTTTGCCCAG GCACGCCCCCTGACCCGCTACTTGCCAATCCGCAAGGAGGACTTTGACCTCCGCTCACACATCGAGTCCTCTGGCCACAGCGTGGACACCTGCAGCCACGTCATCCTTTCAGAGAAAATGTGCAAAGGCTACCTGGTCAAGATGGGGGGCAAGATTAAGTCCTGGAAGAAGCGCTGGTTCGTCTTTGACCGCCTGCGCCGGACCCTCTCCTACTACGTGG acAAACATGAAACCAAGCTCAAGGGCCTCATCTACTTCCAGGCCATTGAAGAGGTTTATTACGACCACCTCAGAAGTGCAGCCAAG AAGAGATCGTTCTTCTCTTTCAGCCTGGCCAGC CACCTAGCAGACTTCCTCCCTGCTCCCTTCAGTGGAGAG AGTCCCAACCCAGCCCTCACCTTCTGCGTGAAGACCCATGACCGCCTCTACTACATGGTGGCCCCCTCAGCAGAAGCCATGCGCATCTGGATGGACGTCATTGTCACAGGGGCCGAGGGATACACACAGTTCCTCAGCTGA